GTCTATGAGCACGAAGACGGCGAGCCGATGTCCCTCGGCTATCTGGCGGACCATCTCCCCGGTGTTATCGAGCAGGAGATTCGCTGGGGGAATACTCTAGCCGCTGACTATCCGTTGGAGGACTACCCTTTCACCGATCCGGTGACCATCAACTGGCAGAAGAATGCTCTATGGCAGAGCGCTCGGCGTGCTCTTGGCTGGGTCCTTTCGGAACAGCAAGTCGACCGACTGGGCCGGCCGTTTCTCGCCGAAGAACCGGCGCTCATGGTGCTCGTCGCGTCGGGCTTTTTTCTGCTAGTGCTCTGGACGCCTCTGGGGTTGGTCAAGATCTACCAGTGTTCAAGGTCGGCTGCTCGAGAGGACGCGAGTTGACCCCCCATGGGGGCGGCGGTAGACTGCGGAGTGGCCTGTAATCGGCGGCGTTTTGGCGTCGGTTGCCCCAGGTCGTTGCCGCCTCGGCGATCCCGCCGTCCCCATAGGATTCTTAAGCCCGCCCCCGACCGTTCCCGGCGGCCCATCAGAAAGAGCGCGATGAGCAAGAGCCCGAAGAGCAAGAGCTCGACAGACAAGAGCAGGAACTCGGCCGACGAGAACAGCCCCTTCGCTCCCATCGAGGAAGCCATCGAGGCCATGCGCCAGGGCAAGATGGTGATCATCTGCGACGACGAGGATCGGGAGAACGAAGGGGATCTGGCCATCGCCGCCCAGCACGTGACGCCGGAGGCGATCAACTTCATGGCCAAGTTCGGCCGCGGGCTGGTCTGTCTGGCCCTCACCGAGGAGCGTTGCGCCGAGCTCGATCTGCCGCTGATGGTGGAGCGCAACACCTCTCCCTTCGAGACCGCCTTCACCGTTTCCATCGAGGCCCGGGGCAAGATCAGCACCGGCATCTCCGCCGGCGACCGCGCCGCCACCATCCGCACCGCCATCGATGCCAAATGCCGGCCGGAGGATCTGCTGCGGCCGGGACACGTCTTTCCCTTGCGGGCTCACAACGGCGGCGTCCTCAAGCGCGCCGGCCAGACCGAGGCGTCGGTGGACATGGCGGTCCTGGCGGGATGCAATCCCTCGGCGGTGATCTGCGAGATCATGAACGACGACGGCACCATGGCACGGGTGCCGGATCTCGCTGAGTTCGCCCAGCGTCACGGCTTGCTCTTGATCACCGTCGCCGATCTGATTCGCTACCGCATGCGCACCGAGCGGCTGGTGGAGCTGGTGGCGTCGCCCCGGCTACCCACCGCCTACGGCGAGTTCGAGCTGCGGGCCTATCGCTCCGAGGCCACCGGCGAAGAGCACGTGGCCATGGTCATGGGCGATATCGAGGAGGACGAGCCCACCTTGGTGCGGGTGCACAGCCAATGCCTCACCGGCGACATGTTCGCTTCCACCCGCTGTGACTGCGGGCCGCAGCTGCACCAGGCGCTGGAACGCATCAGCCAGGAGGGCAAGGGCGTGCTGCTCTACCTGCTCCAGGAGGGGCGGGGCATCGGCCTGTTCAACAAGCTCAAAGCCTACGAGCTCCAGGATCAGGGCCACGACACGGTGGAGGCCAACGAGAAGTTGGGCTTCCGGCCGGATCAGCGCAACTACGGCGTCGGTGCCCAGATCCTGCGTGACATCGGCGTGCGCCGCATGCGCCTGCTGACCAACAACCCGAGCAAATACATCGCCCTTTCCGGCTACGGCCTGGAGATTGTCGACCGTGTGCCCCTGGAGATTCCTCCCACCGAGGACACTCGGGATTACCTGCGCGCCAAGCGCGAGAAGCTCGGCCACCTGCTGGACTTGGTCTAGAGCGTCGAGCTCAGGGGCCTTGGGGCTCAAGGGCCTTAGGCTCAGCACCCCTTCGGCTCTGGTGCCGCCGTCGTCCTCGGCTGGTCCCGCGAGTCCCTTTCCATGGATCTGCTGCTCGTCGTTTCCCGTTACCCCTGGCCGCCGCGGCGGGGGGATCAGCTGCGCGCCGCCCAATGGATCGAATTGCTGGCACCGGAACATCGCATCACCCTGCTGACCCCCGAGCCGCCGCCGGCGGCGCCCGTTCCCCCCTCCACCCGCCCTGCTGAGGGCTCGGCCGAGCTTCGAGTCGAGCACTACCGGCCCGCCTCAACCCTGGGGCGGGGCCTCGCCGTCGGCCGTCGGCTGATCATCGGAGAGCCGTTGCAGAACGGCCTCTTCCAGCCGCCGGCG
This portion of the Acidobacteriota bacterium genome encodes:
- a CDS encoding bifunctional 3,4-dihydroxy-2-butanone-4-phosphate synthase/GTP cyclohydrolase II, which produces MSKSPKSKSSTDKSRNSADENSPFAPIEEAIEAMRQGKMVIICDDEDRENEGDLAIAAQHVTPEAINFMAKFGRGLVCLALTEERCAELDLPLMVERNTSPFETAFTVSIEARGKISTGISAGDRAATIRTAIDAKCRPEDLLRPGHVFPLRAHNGGVLKRAGQTEASVDMAVLAGCNPSAVICEIMNDDGTMARVPDLAEFAQRHGLLLITVADLIRYRMRTERLVELVASPRLPTAYGEFELRAYRSEATGEEHVAMVMGDIEEDEPTLVRVHSQCLTGDMFASTRCDCGPQLHQALERISQEGKGVLLYLLQEGRGIGLFNKLKAYELQDQGHDTVEANEKLGFRPDQRNYGVGAQILRDIGVRRMRLLTNNPSKYIALSGYGLEIVDRVPLEIPPTEDTRDYLRAKREKLGHLLDLV